One stretch of Streptomyces sp. MMBL 11-1 DNA includes these proteins:
- a CDS encoding M6 family metalloprotease domain-containing protein, with the protein MPCRRGPGGAERPPLRTLAAAATSLLALAATSLVAGPAAAAAGDAASCALPRTAAHHSLGLDTWNTAYPRPGRGLDAVMIFLSFPDSAPTLTPEALTADHFPATTRFFERASYGRFTLRPHPRRTWTQMPRDSTWYGIERDWNAERRTAYLRDAIDAADPEVDFSRYDIVYLVADPDAPGVDSDATKVVNFDRPLRADGSDIRRVVTVFEQHPPDRNVLAHETGHVFDLADLYHRPTDGKGDWDTHVGDWDVMGSQFGLAPDLFGWHKWKLGWLGGGQVVCVRGPTDLTLEPVAAAPVPGGSIGTRLAVVRTGADSALAIEARSATGNDRDTCAEGVLIYRVRGGTASGGGPIEVVDTHPDTGACWDRSVYPPLADAPLGVGETFTVEADDTRVEVADRTPSGSWTVRITTGV; encoded by the coding sequence GTGCCGTGCCGTCGCGGACCCGGGGGAGCGGAACGGCCGCCCCTGCGCACTCTGGCCGCCGCCGCCACCTCCCTCCTGGCGCTCGCCGCCACGTCCCTCGTCGCGGGCCCCGCCGCGGCCGCCGCGGGGGACGCCGCTTCCTGCGCCCTGCCCCGGACGGCGGCGCACCACTCGCTCGGCCTGGACACCTGGAACACGGCCTACCCGCGCCCCGGCCGGGGACTCGACGCGGTCATGATCTTCCTGTCCTTCCCGGACTCCGCACCCACGCTCACCCCCGAGGCGCTCACCGCCGACCACTTCCCCGCCACGACCCGCTTCTTCGAGCGCGCCAGCTACGGCCGGTTCACCCTGCGTCCGCATCCGCGGCGGACCTGGACGCAGATGCCGCGCGACTCCACCTGGTACGGCATAGAGCGTGACTGGAACGCCGAGCGGCGCACCGCCTACCTGCGCGACGCCATCGACGCCGCCGACCCGGAGGTGGACTTCTCCCGGTACGACATCGTCTACCTGGTGGCCGACCCGGACGCCCCCGGCGTCGACTCCGACGCCACGAAGGTCGTCAACTTCGACCGGCCGCTGCGCGCCGACGGCAGCGACATCCGGCGTGTCGTCACGGTCTTCGAACAGCACCCGCCCGACCGCAATGTCCTGGCCCACGAGACCGGGCACGTCTTCGACCTCGCCGACCTGTACCACCGGCCCACCGACGGCAAGGGCGACTGGGACACCCACGTCGGCGACTGGGACGTCATGGGCAGCCAGTTCGGCCTCGCCCCGGACCTGTTCGGCTGGCACAAATGGAAGCTCGGCTGGCTCGGCGGAGGCCAGGTCGTCTGTGTCCGGGGGCCGACCGACCTCACCCTGGAACCGGTCGCCGCGGCCCCGGTGCCCGGCGGGTCGATCGGCACCCGGCTCGCGGTCGTCCGCACCGGCGCCGACAGCGCCCTGGCCATCGAGGCGCGCAGCGCCACCGGGAACGACCGGGACACCTGCGCCGAGGGCGTCCTGATCTACCGCGTCCGCGGCGGGACGGCCTCCGGCGGCGGGCCCATCGAGGTGGTCGACACCCACCCGGACACCGGGGCCTGCTGGGACCGCTCGGTCTACCCGCCGCTCGCCGACGCCCCGCTCGGGGTCGGGGAGACCTTCACCGTGGAGGCCGACGACACCCGCGTCGAGGTCGCCGACCGCACCCCGTCCGGTTCCTGGACCGTCCGGATCACCACCGGCGTCTGA
- a CDS encoding LLM class flavin-dependent oxidoreductase gives MDEIRGDETRGDASGDTSGGTAGRDGIRGAAAGTTAVPLSVLDLVTVGQGRTATQALRTSVDIAKLTESRGFHRFWVAEHHSMPGVASSSPAVILAHIAAHTERIRLGSGGVMLPNHAPLVIAEQFGTLEAMAPGRVDLGLGRAPGTDGATAAALRRSDRLNEGADDFPQQLMELIRFLDDDFPDGHPYARIHAVPGPVQATTPGGVQSAHRPPVWLLGSSGFSARLAGTLGLPFAFAHHFSAQNTIPALDLYRESFRPSAVLDAPYALIGVSALAADDEREARRQVLTGALSMVRLRTGRPGLIPSPEEAAAYDFSPMEREFVDGWLANVIHGTADEVRGGLDDLAKRTGADELMITANAHGGEARLRSYDLIADAYGLPAAP, from the coding sequence GTGGACGAGATCCGAGGCGACGAGACCCGCGGCGACGCGAGTGGCGACACGAGCGGCGGCACGGCCGGCCGTGACGGGATCCGGGGCGCCGCAGCCGGAACGACCGCCGTTCCGCTGTCCGTCCTGGACCTGGTCACCGTGGGGCAGGGCCGCACCGCGACCCAGGCCCTGCGCACCAGCGTGGACATCGCGAAGCTCACCGAGAGCCGCGGCTTCCACCGCTTCTGGGTCGCCGAGCACCACTCCATGCCCGGGGTCGCCTCGTCCTCCCCGGCCGTGATCCTGGCGCACATCGCCGCCCACACCGAGCGCATCCGGCTCGGCTCCGGCGGGGTGATGCTGCCCAACCACGCGCCGCTCGTGATCGCCGAGCAGTTCGGCACCCTGGAGGCGATGGCCCCGGGCCGGGTCGACCTCGGCCTCGGCCGGGCCCCCGGCACCGACGGCGCGACGGCGGCGGCCCTGCGGCGCAGCGACCGGCTCAACGAAGGAGCGGACGACTTCCCGCAGCAGCTGATGGAGCTGATCCGGTTCCTGGACGACGACTTCCCCGACGGACACCCCTACGCCCGTATCCACGCCGTGCCGGGACCGGTCCAGGCGACCACCCCCGGCGGCGTGCAGTCCGCGCACCGGCCGCCGGTCTGGCTGCTGGGCTCCTCCGGCTTCAGCGCGCGGCTGGCCGGGACGCTGGGGCTGCCGTTCGCCTTCGCGCACCACTTCTCGGCGCAGAACACCATCCCCGCGCTCGATCTGTACCGCGAGTCCTTCCGGCCCTCCGCCGTGCTGGACGCCCCGTACGCGCTGATCGGGGTCTCGGCGCTGGCCGCCGACGACGAGCGTGAGGCCCGCCGCCAGGTGCTGACCGGCGCCCTGTCCATGGTCCGGCTGCGGACCGGCCGTCCGGGGCTGATCCCGAGCCCCGAGGAGGCGGCGGCGTACGACTTCTCCCCGATGGAGCGGGAGTTCGTCGACGGCTGGCTCGCCAACGTGATCCACGGCACCGCCGACGAGGTCCGCGGCGGCCTCGACGACCTGGCCAAGCGCACCGGCGCCGACGAGCTGATGATCACCGCCAACGCGCACGGCGGCGAGGCGCGGCTGCGCAGCTACGACCTGATCGCGGACGCGTACGGCCTGCCCGCCGCCCCGTAG
- a CDS encoding maleate cis-trans isomerase family protein, protein MTTVGLLYPGHAAEDDFPRTEILLDTDIRLPLFSTEAGEDAYRADALREQGAPARIAEGVEELRLAGAEALLWASSGGSFGRGWDGAHEQAATLARGAGLPASSTSIGFVHALRELGAGRVAVAAPYPEDVTGLFVEFLASAGVEVVAAASGGAASSAEAGSWAPERVKRLAREADHPDAEVVLIPDTSLRTAAYVPELEELLGKPVLTANQVTVWEGLRLTDRRTWAPALGTLFATREPVLRSLEPKGIEIRE, encoded by the coding sequence ATGACGACCGTAGGACTTCTCTACCCGGGCCACGCCGCCGAGGACGACTTCCCACGCACCGAGATCCTGCTCGACACCGACATCCGGCTGCCGCTGTTCTCCACCGAGGCCGGGGAGGACGCCTACCGCGCCGACGCGCTGCGCGAGCAGGGCGCACCCGCCCGGATCGCCGAGGGCGTCGAGGAACTGCGCCTCGCCGGGGCCGAGGCCCTGCTGTGGGCCTCCAGCGGCGGCAGCTTCGGGCGGGGCTGGGACGGCGCCCACGAGCAGGCCGCCACGCTCGCCCGGGGCGCCGGCCTGCCCGCCTCCAGCACCTCGATCGGCTTCGTCCACGCGCTGCGGGAGCTGGGCGCGGGCCGGGTCGCCGTCGCCGCCCCCTACCCCGAGGACGTCACCGGCCTCTTCGTGGAGTTCCTGGCGTCGGCGGGCGTCGAGGTGGTGGCCGCGGCGTCCGGCGGGGCCGCCTCGTCGGCCGAGGCCGGGTCCTGGGCCCCGGAGCGGGTGAAGCGGCTGGCGCGGGAGGCCGACCACCCGGACGCCGAGGTGGTGCTGATCCCGGACACCTCCCTGCGCACCGCCGCGTACGTACCGGAGCTGGAGGAACTGCTCGGCAAGCCCGTCCTCACGGCGAACCAGGTCACGGTGTGGGAGGGGCTGCGCCTCACCGACCGCCGGACCTGGGCCCCCGCGCTGGGCACCCTGTTCGCCACCCGCGAGCCGGTGCTGAGGTCGTTGGAGCCGAAGGGCATCGAGATACGGGAATAA
- a CDS encoding putative bifunctional diguanylate cyclase/phosphodiesterase encodes MSGTSEGPSAPAGTASGAPPAPVTERHTTAMAPPPTDMRTPAPPPTAPLPAEGGPTGDGPAVSELRDCRAAFNAATLPMGVVDGRGHVVRANGALGGLLGVPAAVLAGQQASELLDLASDDRTWHAYREVLLGRRSRFRCTRRLKHLDGRSLWAEITVVPMTGASAAEPARVLLTVADVSDRRELQERLRHLQMHDPVTRLPNRTLFFERLASVLETPPYQDDSMPPRQHDRIGLCYLDLDGFKAINDTLGHRTGDRLLAAVAARLTDCAENDASRNPGGSRLVARLGGDEFAILVEDSTGTEELAELARSVLAALQQPFDLAGQRLSVSASIGVVERAAAGTSPTGLMQAADTTLYWAKADGKARWTLFDPERNAHRMTRQSLSSTLRPAVERGEFTLEYQPLVGMADGVLRGVEALVRWNHPQFGVLPPNRFVQIAEEDGSIVQLGRWVLRTACRQARRWQLDHPDEPPLFISVNVAVRQVWDSDLVTDVDRILAETELAPGLLQLELTESAVMGSGGRPLRALQALSDMGVRIAIDDFGTGYSNLAYLSRLPVSVLKLDGAFVKGFRYEDGTHPSPADETIVEAMVQLAHRLGLTVTAECVETAGQAERLRRIGCDTGQGWLYSRAVAPEQIAGLIGSRPLEG; translated from the coding sequence GTGAGCGGAACCTCCGAAGGGCCGAGCGCCCCGGCAGGCACGGCCTCCGGCGCGCCCCCCGCGCCGGTCACGGAGCGTCATACGACGGCGATGGCCCCACCGCCCACGGACATGCGGACCCCGGCCCCACCGCCCACGGCCCCGCTCCCCGCCGAAGGCGGCCCCACCGGAGACGGCCCCGCCGTCTCCGAGCTGCGCGACTGCCGGGCCGCCTTCAACGCCGCCACGCTCCCCATGGGCGTCGTCGACGGCCGGGGCCACGTCGTACGGGCCAACGGGGCGCTCGGCGGACTGCTGGGGGTCCCGGCGGCGGTCCTCGCCGGACAGCAAGCCAGTGAGCTCCTCGACCTCGCGTCCGACGACCGCACCTGGCACGCCTACCGCGAGGTCCTGCTGGGCCGCCGCTCCCGGTTCCGCTGCACCCGCCGCCTCAAACACCTCGACGGCCGCTCCCTGTGGGCCGAGATCACTGTCGTACCGATGACCGGCGCATCGGCGGCGGAGCCCGCCCGGGTCCTGCTGACGGTCGCGGACGTCAGCGACCGGCGGGAGCTCCAGGAGCGGCTGCGCCACCTCCAGATGCACGACCCGGTGACCCGGCTGCCCAACCGGACGCTGTTCTTCGAGCGCCTCGCCTCGGTCCTGGAGACCCCGCCGTACCAGGACGACTCGATGCCGCCGCGGCAGCACGACCGGATCGGGCTCTGCTATCTGGACCTGGACGGCTTCAAGGCGATCAACGACACCCTGGGCCACCGGACCGGGGACCGTCTGCTGGCCGCCGTCGCCGCGCGGCTCACCGACTGCGCCGAGAACGACGCCTCCCGCAATCCCGGCGGCAGCCGACTGGTGGCGCGCCTGGGCGGCGACGAGTTCGCGATCCTGGTCGAGGACTCGACGGGCACCGAGGAACTCGCCGAGCTGGCCCGCTCGGTCCTCGCCGCGCTCCAGCAGCCGTTCGACCTCGCGGGACAGCGGCTTTCGGTCTCCGCGTCGATCGGGGTGGTCGAACGGGCCGCGGCGGGCACCTCGCCCACCGGGCTGATGCAGGCCGCCGACACCACGCTGTACTGGGCGAAGGCGGACGGCAAGGCCCGCTGGACCCTGTTCGATCCCGAGCGCAACGCCCACCGCATGACCCGGCAGTCCCTCTCCTCCACGCTCCGGCCCGCCGTGGAGCGCGGCGAGTTCACCCTGGAGTACCAGCCGCTGGTCGGGATGGCGGACGGCGTGCTGCGAGGCGTCGAGGCGCTGGTGCGCTGGAACCATCCGCAGTTCGGCGTGCTGCCGCCGAATCGGTTCGTCCAGATCGCCGAGGAGGACGGCTCGATCGTCCAGCTCGGCCGGTGGGTGCTGCGCACCGCGTGCCGGCAGGCCCGGCGCTGGCAGCTGGACCACCCGGACGAGCCGCCGCTGTTCATCAGCGTCAACGTCGCCGTACGGCAGGTCTGGGACTCCGACCTGGTCACCGACGTGGACCGGATCCTGGCGGAGACGGAGCTCGCCCCCGGGCTGCTCCAGCTGGAGCTGACCGAGTCGGCGGTGATGGGCTCGGGCGGCCGTCCGCTGCGGGCCCTCCAGGCGCTGAGCGACATGGGTGTACGGATCGCCATCGACGACTTCGGGACGGGTTACAGCAACCTCGCCTACCTCAGCCGGCTGCCCGTCTCCGTGCTGAAGCTGGACGGGGCGTTCGTGAAGGGCTTCCGGTACGAGGACGGTACGCATCCGAGCCCGGCCGACGAAACGATCGTGGAGGCCATGGTGCAGCTGGCGCACCGCCTGGGCCTGACCGTCACCGCGGAGTGCGTGGAGACGGCCGGGCAGGCGGAGCGGCTGCGGCGGATCGGCTGCGACACCGGGCAGGGCTGGCTGTACTCACGGGCCGTGGCGCCGGAGCAGATCGCCGGGCTGATCGGGTCCCGGCCGCTGGAGGGCTGA